Proteins encoded within one genomic window of Oncorhynchus nerka isolate Pitt River linkage group LG9b, Oner_Uvic_2.0, whole genome shotgun sequence:
- the LOC115120136 gene encoding 5'-AMP-activated protein kinase subunit beta-2-like, with translation MGNTGDRMSGDRHGAKAHRSDSRDKDHEPSKMVDSTDDPNIFNTHGLGSSKVSDKEEPDLDDLVKTGPQSRPTVIRWAGGGKEVYIAGSFNNWGNKIHLNKSHNDFVAILDLPEGEHQYKFFVDGQWVHDPSEPVVTSQLGTINNLIEVKQSDFEVFDALQVDSLESTDTSDLSSSPPGPYGQEQYMFRPEERSKAPPILPPHLLQVILNKDTNISCDPALLPEPNHVMLNHLYALSIKDGVMVLSATHRYKKKYVTSLLYKPI, from the exons ATGGGTAACACAGGCGACCGGATGTCCGGAGACCGCCATGGCGCCAAGGCCCATCGCTCTGACAGCAGAGACAAAGACCACGAGCCCAGCAAGATGGTGGACAGCACTGATGACCCTAACATCTTCAACACACACGGTCTGGGGTCCTCCAAG GTGTCGGACAAGGAGGAGCCCGACCTGGATGACCTGGTGAAGACCGGGCCTCAGTCCAGGCCCACGGTCATCCGCTGGgctggaggagggaaggaggtttACATCGCTGGATCCTTTAACAACTGGGGCAACAAGATCCACCTCAATAAGAG CCACAATGACTTTGTAGCGATCCTGGACTTGCCAGAGGGAGAACACCAGTACAAGTTCTTTGTGGACGGACAGTGGGTCCATGACCCCTCAGAG CCTGTGGTGACCAGCCAGTTGGGCACCATCAACAACCTGATTGAGGTGAAGCAGTCGGACTTTGAGGTGTTTGATGCTCTGCAGGTGGACTCTCTGGAGTCTACCGACACCTCAG ACCTGTCCAGCTCCCCTCCAGGTCCCTATGGACAGGAGCAGTACATGTTCAGGCCTGAGGAACGCTCCAAAGCCCCGCCCATCctccccccacacctcctccaggTCATCCTCAACAAGGACACTAACATCTCT TGCGACCCAGCCTTGCTGCCTGAACCCAACCATGTGATGCTCAACCATCTGTATGCGCTCTCAATAAAG GATGGAGTGATGGTGCTCAGTGCGACTCACAGGTATAAGAAGAAGTACGTCACATCTCTGCTCTACAAGCCCATCTAA